From the Paenibacillus tianjinensis genome, the window GTTGGTAATCCACCTTATTGGTCATCGCATTCTCTCCTAATTGAACAGGGAAAGAAGTTCGCACTGCTCTCCTTTAATTCGATCTATTTCTTCTGTATAGAATATAACTTCTGCCTACATAATTCAACGGAACACTCCACACGTGGACCAGCCGGGTAAACGGCCAAAAGGCAAAGATCGCAAATCCGGACAGGATGTGAAGCTTAAAGGAAAAGGGGACATTCGCCATCAGCGACGGGTCCGGACGGAACATGAACAGACCGCGGAACCATACGGAAATCGTATCACGGTAGTCAAATTCAGGCTGTACGGCATTCGTTACGATCGTGGAGTACATCCCCATAAACACGATAAACAGCAGGAGAGAGTTGACGATCAGATCCGAGGCGCTGCTGAGCCGGCGGACATTCTTAATCGTAAAGCGCCGCGAAGTCAGAATCAGCATCCCGAGCAGTGTGGCGGCACCGAAAATCCCCCCGATGTATACCGCACCGATGTGGTAGAGATGATCACTGACGCCGATGGCCTCCAGCCACGATTTTGGAACCGCCAGGCCGCCGATATGGCCCAGAATAACCGGCATAATGCCCAGATGGAACAGGATGCTGCCGTATTTCAGCTGTTTCTTTTCCACAAATTCACTGGATTTGGCCGTCCAGTTGAACTGGTCTTTCCGGTAACGGAAGATATGGCCTCCAATAAAAATCACCAAACAAACATAGGGGAAAATGACCCATAAAAACTGACCGGACATATTCATGGATGGAGGGCCTCCTGTTCAGCACAAGCTTTGAATGTTTCGCGAAGTCCCTTCACCAGATGGAAATAAGGGCTGTTCATCCGTTCAAGCGCCTTGAGCAGATGGTAGGTTCCATCCTCAAGAATCGCCATCAGCATCCGGAAATTCTCCGGCGCTCCCGGGTCTTCCTGCCATTCTGCGGCATATAGAAATTCACACATGAGCGGAAGAAAATCGGGCAATTCGCCTTCAGGCATCAGAAGCCCGGACATTTCGTACAGAAGCTTCAGTTTGGCGAGCATCTGCCCCCGTTCTTTGGCATCCTCAAATTTAAAATAGGTCATATACAAAGCGCAGTCCTTCTGGAAATCAAAGGTGGCTGCGTAGCTCTCCTGGATCTCATCCAGACTGAATTGTTGCATTAGCGTCCAATAGGTATGCACATGGGTGTAACCCGGGTGACCGCTGTCAAACGCCTCTTCCAGAAAAGCCGGATGAAAGTCCAGCTTTTCCGGGTACATGAGCTGCAGGGCGAAATATCCGAAGGATTGCTTGTAATCATGCAGTTTCACCAGATCAATCACGCCAAATCCCCCCGTAGAAATTCTCTTCGTACATCTCCTTGCCGGTCTTCATGGTGCTCTCGGCAGGGCTGGCCGGCCCGCAGCCGTCACAGCCGGATCCGGAACCCATATCTCCCATGGTGTTACCGAAGCCGGCTGAGCCCTGGGCCCGGTAAGGATTCATATGCTGTTCCTTATGCGAGGTCGGGATGACGAACCGGTCCTCATACTTGGCAATAGCGAGCAGCCGGTACATTTGCTCAGTCTGATGTGCGGTCATTCCGACACGCTCAAGACGGCTAAGGTCAAATTCCTGGCCTACAGACTTAGCCCGCATATAGGATCGCATCATCGCCATCCGCTGCAGGGCTTCCTTAACGGTCTGCGTATCGCCTGCAGTCAGCATGTTCGCCAGATACTGGATCGGTGTACGCATCTCTTCGATGGCCGGGAAGATCATATCGGGATTCTTCAGCGAATCCTTGCCTTCAAAATAATTCATGATCGGGCTAAGCGGCGGCACATACCATACCATCGGCAGCGTCCGGTATTCCGGGTGAAGCGGGAAGGCCAGCTTGTGCTCGATGGCGAGCTTATAGACCGGAGAGTTCTGGGCGGCTTCCAGCCAATCCTCGGAAATGCCGTCTTTTCTGGCCTGGGCAATGACTTCCGGATCATGGGGATTCATAAACAGATCGCATTGCGCTTTGTACAGGTCCTTCTCATCCGGTGTTGAGGCAGCATCCAGAACCTTGTCTGCGTCATACAGCAGAACACCGAGGTAGCGGATCCGGCCCGTGCAGGTCTCGGAGCATACTGTAGGCAGCCCTGCTTCGACGCGCGGGAAACAGAAGGTGCATTTCTCCGCTTTGTTGGTCTGCCAGTTGAAGTACACTTTTTTGTAAGGGCAGCCTGTCATGCAATATCTCCAGCCGCGGCAGGCTTCCTGGTCAACCAGGACAATCCCGTCTTCATCCCGTTTGTACATGGCTCCTGAAGGACAGGAAGCGACGCAGCTCGGATTCAGGCAGTGTTCACATAAGCGCGGCAGATAGATCATGAAGGATTTCTCGAAGTTGAATTTGATCTCTTCCTCGATCTTCTGGATATTCGGATCCAGCGGTCCGGTTACATGCGCTCCCGCCAGATCATCCTCCCAGTTCGGCCCCCATTCGAGATCCATTTTTTCGCCTGTCACCGCAGAATGGGCACGCGCGACGGGAGAATGCTTCTGCTCGCCTGCATTGGTCAGATGCTCGTAGTTGTATGTCCACGGCTCATAGTAGTCTTTCATCTCAGGCATGTCAGGGTTGTAGAAGATTTTGCCGAGCGCAATCTTGGACAGCTTGTTGCCTGACTTCAGTTCAAGCTTACCCTTGCGCAGCTGCCAGCCGCCCTTATAGAGCTCCTGGTCTTCCCAACGCTTCGGATAGCCGATCCCGGGCTTCGTCTCTACGTTATTGAACCACATATATTCCGCACCTTTGCGGTTCGTCCAGGTCGTCTTGCAGGTCACGCTGCAGGTGTGGCAGCCGATGCATTTATCCAGATTCATCACCATTGCAACTTGCGCTTTAATTTTCAAGCCAATTTACCTCCTTCATTTTGCGTACGGCTACATAGACATCCCGCTGGTTGCCGATTGGACCATAGTAGTTGAAACCGTAGCTGAGCTGTGCATATCCGCCGACCATCTGGGTAGGCTTCAGATGAATTCGGGTAGGCGCATTGTGGCTTCCGCCGCGGGTATCCGTAATTTCGGAACCCGGCACTTGAATGTGCTTGTCCTGAGCGTGGTACATAAACATAGTGCCTCTCGGCATCCGGTGGCTGACAACGGCACGTGCAGTTACAACACCGTTCCGGTTATAGACTTCGAGCCAGTCATTATCTTCTATGTGATGGGCCCCGGCATCCTCATTGTTGATCCATACGGTTGGCCCGCCCCGGAACAACGTCAGCATATGCTGGTTATCCTGGTAGGTCGAGTGGATATTCCACTTGCCATGCGGTGTCAAATATCTCAGGACCAGTGCATCCTGTCCGCCCTTTACTTCCTTGTCACGCGGTCCGAAGACCATCGGCGGCAGGGTAGGCTTGTAGACTGGCAGGGATTCGCCAAACTGTTGGAAGATTTCATGGTCTATATAGAAATGCTGTCTTCCCGTCAGGGTACGGAACGGTACGAGCCGTTCGATATTGGTGGTGAATGGTGAATAACGCCGCCCCTGTTTGTTCGAACCGCTGAATACCGGTGTCGGGATCACTTCGCGCGGCTGCGCGGTGATGCTCTGGAACGTAATCTTCTCGGCGGCCCGGTCAGCCGAGATATCCCGGAGCTCTACGCCGGAATCCATCTCCGCCGAAGCGTAAGCCTTCTGGGATACACGGCCATTGGTAGCCGAAGACAGGTGAAGAATTGTATCTGCGGCCTGGCGGGCGGTTTGCAGCTTCGGCAGGCCGTTTTTGATCGTTTCGTCGAAATAAACTCCGCTGAGCCGTTTCAGCTCCTCATATTCTTCAGCGACAGAGAAGCTGATTCCGTGTGCGCCTGCTTTACCGGTTATAAGGTTTGGCCCGAGTGAGATGTACTTATCATGGATTTTGGTATAATCACGTTCTACAATGCTGAGATTCGGCATGGTTTTACCGGGGATCGCGTCCACTTCGCCTTTGGCCCAGTCTTTGACCAGACCCATCGGCTGGGAAATCTCACTGATGGAGTCGTGGCCGAGCGGTGTGGCGACAAGATCTTTATAGACGCCGGGCAGATGGGATTTCGCCATTTCGGAGAACACCTCTGCCAGCTGGCGGTAAATATCCCAGTCCGAACGGGATTCCCACAGCGGATTGACTGCCGGATTGAACGGATGCACGAACGGATGCATGTCGGTTGACGACAGGTCTGTTTTCTCATACCAGGTTGCGGCCGGCAGCACGATATCTGCATAGAGCGGTGTTGTGGTCATCCGGAAATCCAGCGCAACCATGAGATCAAGCTTGCCTTCGACATCCTCCCGCCAGATGATCTCCTCCGGCTTCTGTTCTTCATTCGGCTCAGCCAGCAGCCCGTCGGAAGCTCCAAGCAGATGCTTCATGAAGTATTCCTGACCTTTGGCGGAGCTTGAAATCAGGTTCGAGCGCCAGATGAACAGGGAACGCGGGAAGTTCTCCGGAGCACCGGGGTCCTCCACGGCAAAGCGGGTTTTCCGTGATTTAATCTCTTCCAGCGTGTGGCTGATGATCTCGGCATTTGTCTTCTTGCCCTGCTGTGCAGCCTCTTCAGCGAACAGAAGGCTGTTCTTGTTGAATTGCGGGAAGGACGGCAGCCAGCCGAGCCGTGCAGCCAGCACATTATAGTCAGCCGGATGCTGGTAAGCGACCTCTCCGCCCGTCGGGGATTTCAGCGAATCTGTTCCGCTCTCCTCATAGCGCCACTGCTCAGTGGCAAAGTAGAAGAACGAGGTCGCATTCTGCTGGCGCGCCGGACCCTGCCAGTCCTTGGCAAAGGCAACCGTCGACCAGCCTTCGATCGGACGGCATTTTTCCTGGCCTACATAATGCGCCCAGCCGCCGCCGTTGACCCCTTGGGAGGCGGTCAATACCACCAGATTCAGAATCGAACGATAGATGGTATCGCTGTTGAACCAGTGATTGATGCCTGCGCCCATGATGATCATCGAACGTCCGCCAGTATCAATCGAATTCTGGGCAAATTCGCGGGCAATTTGCACCACGACACTCGCTTTCACCGTCGTAATCTTCTCCTGCCATGCCGGGGTGTAATGAGAAGACTCATCCTCATAACCCTTGGCGTTAAGAGGGCTTGCTGTACGTGCGACACCATACTGGCTCATCATCAGGTCATAAACCGTAGCAACATAACGCTCTGTCCCGTCAGCCAGCCGCATTTTCCGGACTGGAATCATCCGCCGGAACGTGCCGTTGCCGGCATTGTCGAAGTACGGAAACACGATTTCCGTCCACTCTTCCCCATGGCCTTCGATTGTCAAGGCCGGTTCTACTTTGCTTCCGTCTTCATTTTCAAGGATCAGGTTCCACTTCTTGCCTTCTTCCCAGCGCTGCCCCATGGTTCCGTTCGGAACGATCACCTGGCCGGTGGCCTCATCGAAGATTACCGGCTTCCAGTCGGAGTGCGGCGACTCCTCTCCAATATCACTCGCCCGGAGAAAACGTCCGCCCTTGAGTGCATCCTCATGGGGATCAAGCAGAATGAGGAAAGGCATGTCGGTATATTGCTTCGCATAATTCAGGAACATTGGCTCCTGCCGTTCCTGGTAGAACTCATTCAGGATGACATGCGTCATGGCCTGGGCCAGCGCAGCATCCGTACCGGGATTTGGTGCCAGCCAGTTATCGGCGAATTTGACGTTCTCCGCGAGATCCGGCGCCACCGACACGACTTTGGTTCCCTTATAACGTACTTCTGTCATAAAGTGTGCATCCGGTGTCCGGGTAAGCGGTACATTCGAGCCCCACATCATCAGGTAGCCGGCATTGTACCAGTCCGAGGATTCCGGAACATCCGTCTGCTCGCCCCAGATTTGCGGAGAAGCCGGCGGAAGATCCGCATACCAGTCATAGAAGCTCAGCATTTGTCCGCCCAGCAGCGAGATGAACCGTGCACCCGATGCGTAGCTGACCATCGACATGGCCGGAATCGGCGTGAAGCCGGCGATACGGTCAGGGCCGTATTTTCTGATCGTATAGATCAGCTGTGCCGAGATGAGGCGCAGCGCGTCGTCCCAGGCCACACGGATATGGCCGCCTTTGCCGCGTGCCTGCTTGTAGAGGGTAGCCTTCTCGGGATTCTCCACAATACTGGCCCAGGCATCGACGTAATTGTCATGCTCCTGCAGGGCCGTCTGCCACAGGCGCCACAGCTTTCCTCTGATGTAGGGATATTTCACCCGCAAAGGGCTGTATTCGTACCATGAAAATGTAGCTCCGCGGGGACAGCCGCGCGGTTCGAATTCCGGCATATCCGGCCCGCAGGAAGGATAATCGATCTGCTGGTTCTCCCAGGTAATGATTCCGTTCTTCACGAACACCTTCCAGCTGCATGAACCTGTACAGTTGACTCCGTGTGTGGTGCGGACGACTTTATCGTGAGACCAGCGCTGGCGGTACATATTCTCCCAATCTCTGTTTTTCTCCTCAAGAATGGACCAGTTCCCGGAATAGCTTTCGACCGGTTTAAAAAAGTTAAGGCCGTATTTTTTCTTCATCGATTACGAACACTCCTTTGCAGAAAACATTCAAGTAATACCATTATGGATCTACCAGACTGCGCTTCCCATTAGGGAAACACCTATTGTGCCTCGGGAATTCCCTTGATCTGAATAAAAAGCAAAAAAGCTTTCCTCACGGGGAGAAAAGCTCTGTTCGGGTGAAGCAAATTCCAAGGCGGCAGCTCTATTAGGGACTTCCCTCTTTGTTGGCCGGGGAACTCCTTACCGGGAATTTCACTACAAATCTGTGTGTTATACTGACAAAAAAACGAGAGGATGAAGCCCCATGCCAGGACCATCACTACGCCAGCTGCACGCCCATCATGCCATTCATCAGGGCGGGCTGTCCGGTGCTGTAGCCAAGACCGAAGAAGTGGAGGAGCTGCTGGAAGCGAGGGAATTTGAAGTGGCGCGGCAGGCCGCCGATCATTTGATAGAGTACTGGGAGACGCGGATTCTCAGCCATGCCGACGCGGAAGAGGACGGATTCTATCAGGAAATGGCCGAGAACAATCCTAACCTGCAGGATACGGTTCTGCGGCTTACCCGTGATCATGAATTATTGCGGATCATCGTAAAAGATGTGAAGGCACGGCTCTCAGAAGAAGGCCTCACACCTGAGGTTCTTCACCAGTTCCATGCGCTGCTGGTGTTGAACGCCATTCATAGCCGGGAGGAAGAACGTCTTCTGTTTGAGGAAGCGTGACCTCGTTCTGCTGCTGCAAAATGGCACGCAGGTCATCTTTGTTGACCAGCAAATCCTGCAGTGTGTATTCATCCAGCACCTGGAGATAGGCTTGAAGGGCTCTGCCCAGCACACCTTTGAGACCACATACCGGGGAGATCGGGCAGCTGCCGCCTGCAGGATTGAAGCATTCGACAAGATAAAAGTCGTCTTCCATCCGCCGGACGACCTCCCCGATGTTTATATCCCCGGGTTCAAGAGCCAGACGTATGCCTCCCCTCCTTCCTCTTACCGTTTCTATGTATCCCGCCTTTCCTAATTCGTGCGAGACCTTCATTAAATGATTTTTGGATATCTGATAAGCATTTGAAATATCCTGTATCGTTGACAGCTCATCCCGCTTTTTCGCTCCAAGATAGATGAGAATCCGTAATGAAAAATCAGTGTACAACGTCAGCCTCATTTTTATCTCCGATCCCTGGGTATAGTAAGTGATATTTATTACAAATACTATCATAACTATTGTCCAATTTGTTAAAGTGGTATTTTAAATATATCTTTTAATTTAAAATGGGTATATATTAATTTTGTAATAATTGAGAGGGGATGAACATTATTTTATCACAACAAACGCGTGACATTGTCAAATCTACAGCGCCAGTCCTGGCAGAACATGGAACAACAATTACCTCTGTCTTTTACCGGAATTTGTTCGAAGCCCACCCTGAATTATTGAATGTATTTAACCATGCCAACCAGGCACAAGGCCGCCAGCAGGCGGCACTCGCCAATGCGGTATACGCAGCGGCCGTCCACATCGATAACCTTGAGAATATTCTGCCGGCGGTAGTTCAGATTGCACACAAGCATGTCAGTCTCGGCATCAAGCCGGAGCATTACCCGATCGTAGGTGAATTTTTGCTGAAGGCGATTAAGGAAGTGCTGGGTGATGCGGCTACGGATGAGATTCTTACTGCCTGGGAAGAAGCCTACGGTGTCATCGCGGATGCCTTTATCGGTGTCGAAGACAGCATGTATAAAGAAGCACGCGAGCAGGAGAACGGCTGGAACTTCTTCAAACCTTTCACCGTTGCACGTAAAGTACAGGAGAGCGGAAACATTACCTCCTTCTATCTGAAACCTGCGGACGGGTCTAATGTACCGGACTATAAACCGGGCCAGTATATCTCTGTACGAGTCCTGATTCCTGGTGAAAAATACACGATGATCCGCCAATACAGCCTTTCCCAGGCTCCAAAACCCGATGAATTCCGTATCTCCGTAAAACGTGAAGAAGCGAATGATCCGAATGGCGTTGTATCCGTATATCTTCACAATCAGGTCAATGAAGGAGACACCCTTGAGGTCAGTGCGCCTGCCGGTGAATTCTTGCTGGATGCCACCAAAACTACACCCGTTGCGTTCATCTCCGGCGGCGTAGGCATTACACCGATGATAAGTATGTTCGAGACCGTTGCCAATGTAACGCCGGACCGGCCGACGGTCTTCCTGCACTCTGCACGGAATGAAGCGCTCGCCGCTTTCACTCAGGATGTGGAGAAGCATGCAGCAGCCATGAGCAACGTCAAGACCAAAACCTTCTTCTCCAGCGGCCCGGACGGTGTCATTACAGGAGAAACCCTCAAAAATTATGTCGACATTACCGGTGATGCCTATGTTTGCGGTCCGGTGCCCTTTATGGAAGCCATGATCCGTGAGCTGCATGCACTCGGAATGAAGGAAGAACAAATTCATTATGAGTTTTTCGGCCCGGCCCTGCAGCTGGACAATCACTAATTCTGTGAGTCTGGTCACCCAGCCTCCTTTCCCGCTTGCGTTATGCTTTCTGTGAAGATGCCATTCTATGGCAAGTAAGGTTTACAGGAGGATGCACTATGGAAAAGGTAGCTGTCAATTATGAGAAAATGTATTACGGGTTTCCGGTTATTCTGGTGAGCTTTTACGATGTTAACGGACTCCCCAACGTGACTACCATCTCTTCCTCATACACGTTGAAGGATATGGTGGTCCTTGGCTTCAGCAGTAAGGGCTATGCGATCAATCAGATTAAAGAGGTCCGTGATTTTGTAATCAATGTGCCTGACCGTTCGATGATGGATGCCATCAGCTATTGCGGTTCAACTACCGGTTATGACCTGGGCAAATTTGATAACGTAAATCTGACGCATGTAAAGTCACAATCCGTTAACGCTCCCGTGATCCGGGAGTGTCCAATCTCCATTGAATGTACACTGTCTGATATTATCGAACGCGAGCAGTTCAAGGGCATAACCAATATCCTGGCCCATATCAAAGGCAGATTGGTCGCCAAGGACTATCTGAACGATGATGGCGGGCTGCAATCCTCGGAATTCGACAATGTGTTCTATATCGGGGATGGACATCAGAAGGGATTCAGATATATGCAGTAGATTGAACAATTTTAGAGATATATAGCTTGAACTAGTGATTTTTCTATATTGGGATTGGCCATGACTCCAGAGAATGTTTGGACTTCCGGCCGCTGTTGTCTTCCGATTTCTTGATTTGAACCGCTGTTAGCGGTAGAAATCCGAAGACAAAGGCGGACGCTTTCGCTCCTACAGTTCCAAAATTCCCTTCCGCCACTTTTCCCTTAATATACAATTTTCAAGTTCAAAATATATAGTTAAAAAAATACACGGGCCGCTTCCCGGATCTAAGGTGATCCAGGGGCGGCCTGTGTTCTTTTTAACGGGAAAGAAGCCATTTATATAGTACGGTAGCACGCGGCATACTCCAACTTAACTTGTTGTTCCAGCGCCTGCTCATTGATCTTCGCAGCAAGTCTTTCGCGCTCCGGCTCCTCCTCCAGTTCCCCGATATAGCGGTCACTGAATTCCCCGAACGGTTCCTGAATGTGGCCGAACCATTGGCGCAGCTCCGGGCTGGGGGCAATTTCCTTCATCCACTCGCCGATTACGGCCTCCTGTTGCCTATCCGGCACGACATTGCTGAATCAAAGGGAAAAGTCCCGTTATTCTCGACAATCCGGCACGTCATCGCAAAATCAAAGGGAAAAATCCCGTTGATTTCACTTATCCGGCACGTCATCGCAGAATCAAAGGGAAAAATCCCGTTGATTTCACCTATCCGGTACGTCATCGCAAAATCAAAGGGAAAAATCCCGTTGATTTCACCTATCCGGCGTGCCATCGCAGAATCAAAAGGAAAAATCCTGTTGATTTCACCTATCCAGCCCGTCATCGCAAGATCAAAGGGAAAAATCCCGTTGGTCCAGCCGCTAGCCTAATCAATGTACTTCTCCAAGGATGGCCGGTTCTTCACAATCATCTGCTTATTTCCTACCAGCTCAATGAGGCCCAAATCCTCGAAGATGGCAAATTTACGGCTGATCGTTTCCCGCGTAACGCCCACATAACTGGCCAGTTCCTCACGGGAGAGAGGCAGCTTAATATGAATGCCGCTGCTGCGCGGCTTGCCGTACTTATCACTCAGCTCCAGAATCATATAGGCGATGCGGATTTCCGGGTCTTTGGTTGCAAGGCTCTGGGCAAGATTCTCGGTATGGGCCAGCCTTTTGGAGACGGTCTTCAGCAGCTTGATCGTAATATCCGGGTTCTCCGAGATTAGCTGCTCCATATCATTTTTGGTCAGCATGCAAATGCTTGTATCGGTCAGCGCATAGGCACTGAAATTGCTCAGCTCTTCGCTGTTAAATATATTTAATTCGCCAAAAAATTCTCCGCTTGTCAGCACATGCAGAATTTGTTCTTTTCCCTGAGGCGTCATTTTTGACAGCTTTACCTGTCCCTGCTGAATGATATACAAGGTGTCTGTTGGCTGCTCTTCAAGCACCAACGCCTGGCCTTTGCCTACTTTCCGGTGTCTGATCATGGCGCTGATCCGCGAGAGCTCCCCATCGCTGAGCGATGCGAAGATAGGCACTTTACGGGTACAGGGCTCCGCAGCGTTCTGGCAGGAATGTTCCAACATTTGTATCCCTCCTGGTATCTCTACTGATCTTGAATCAGGCGCAGCTTCTTATGAAGCTGCCCCTTTGTCCGGTACAGGTGCAAAATGGGTCGTATCTTCGCCGCAGACCGGACAGACCCAATCCTCCGGCAGATCTTCAAAGGCAGTGCCCGGTTCAACATCCTCATCCGGATCTCCAATCGCCGGATCGTAAATATAACCGCAAGGTAAACAAATGTATTTTTTCATAGTAGTCATCTCCTTCAATTTGTTCAATTAATTCTGTAATCTGGCCTCTACTTCAGACATGATTTCCCCGGGAGTGCGATTCGCCAAGTCTATGCCTCTGAGGCTTATATTCTGCTCAATTGCGGATTTATAGGTTAATGAAGCTGCAGCACCTTCCCAGGAGATGGCCCCGGTTAACACGCTGTCCTTCACAAATATTCTGGTGTACACGCCGTTAACCACGGCTGAAACCGTCTGGTCGCATTGACTCTCATCGGTATTGCCGATGGAGAACAGTGAAATGCCAAAAGCGTTAAACAGAGTGACCGGTGTCGACTTGCGGTAAGCAGCAGGCTCAACGGCAGCCATGTTGCCTCCGGCAATCTTACCCTGCTCCATGGCACCGCCCCATAATCCTTCGACCTGACCGTCCAGTTCGGCAAGATCTCCGGCTGCGTAGATATTCGGAGCACTTGTCTCCAAACGGGTGTTCACAACCACGCCGGAGCGTGTGCGGATCCCTGTTTCTTTTAGAAGAGCAGTATTAGGAACGATGCCTATGGAGTACACCACATGCTCGCAGGGTATTGCCGCCATGTCATCAAGGGTCACGCTGGAGACAACGTCCGTTCCGTTAATCGAAGTAACTCCGCGATGAAGTTTGACCTCCACTCCGGCCTGCTCCAGGGTCAAACGCAGCTGCTCTGAGGAAGCTTCATCCAGCTGTCTGGCCATCAGCCGCGGGGCTGCTTCTACAATGATCACTTGATAACCGGCTTCATGCAGTGCCCAAGCCGTCTCCAGCCCCTGAACCCCTCCGCCGATCACAACGATTCGCTGTCCGCTTGTGAGACTTGCTTTTAGCGCGTCGGCATCCCCTAATTCACGGATCGTGTGAACATTCTTCAGCCCGGCACCATCCACCGTCAGCGCCCGGTTTCTCGCGCCCATGCAGAGCAGCAGCTTATGATATGAGGTCAGCTTACCGTCTGCAGTCTCCACCTGCTGCCGCTCCGGATGAATAGACATCACACGGCTCGAGGTCTGAAGAGATATCCGGTTGTCCCGGTACCACTTCTCCTTCTTGATCAGCACCTTCTCGCTGTGCAGGTCACTGAATAAGCCTTTGGTCAGCTTAATCCGGTTATAAGGCAGATGGGCCTCCTCGCCAAAGATAGTGATTTCTGATTCCGCATCCTTATCACGGATCGCCTTGGCGGCATGAACTGCCGCGACTCCGCTTCCGACAATGACGTAATGTTTAGACATATCCGTTCCCCCCTTAGAATGAGCTCAGCAGCAGATCGGAGACAAAATCAGCGGCATTTTTGATTTGCTGCGTCTTCTCGGCATCTTTGGGTGAGAACCGGACCCGGATCGGGAATTCCACATGGGTCATACCGGTTGACTTGATCACGTCGGAAGTACTTTGTACCGTCATATTGGTTCCGTTCAAATAGTCCTGAATCACCTCAATGGCTTCACCGCTCCAGCCGTAAGAGCCAAATGCT encodes:
- a CDS encoding DUF488 family protein, N3 subclade, whose product is MPDRQQEAVIGEWMKEIAPSPELRQWFGHIQEPFGEFSDRYIGELEEEPERERLAAKINEQALEQQVKLEYAACYRTI
- a CDS encoding Crp/Fnr family transcriptional regulator, producing the protein MLEHSCQNAAEPCTRKVPIFASLSDGELSRISAMIRHRKVGKGQALVLEEQPTDTLYIIQQGQVKLSKMTPQGKEQILHVLTSGEFFGELNIFNSEELSNFSAYALTDTSICMLTKNDMEQLISENPDITIKLLKTVSKRLAHTENLAQSLATKDPEIRIAYMILELSDKYGKPRSSGIHIKLPLSREELASYVGVTRETISRKFAIFEDLGLIELVGNKQMIVKNRPSLEKYID
- the rd gene encoding rubredoxin, with amino-acid sequence MKKYICLPCGYIYDPAIGDPDEDVEPGTAFEDLPEDWVCPVCGEDTTHFAPVPDKGAAS
- a CDS encoding NAD(P)/FAD-dependent oxidoreductase, encoding MSKHYVIVGSGVAAVHAAKAIRDKDAESEITIFGEEAHLPYNRIKLTKGLFSDLHSEKVLIKKEKWYRDNRISLQTSSRVMSIHPERQQVETADGKLTSYHKLLLCMGARNRALTVDGAGLKNVHTIRELGDADALKASLTSGQRIVVIGGGVQGLETAWALHEAGYQVIIVEAAPRLMARQLDEASSEQLRLTLEQAGVEVKLHRGVTSINGTDVVSSVTLDDMAAIPCEHVVYSIGIVPNTALLKETGIRTRSGVVVNTRLETSAPNIYAAGDLAELDGQVEGLWGGAMEQGKIAGGNMAAVEPAAYRKSTPVTLFNAFGISLFSIGNTDESQCDQTVSAVVNGVYTRIFVKDSVLTGAISWEGAAASLTYKSAIEQNISLRGIDLANRTPGEIMSEVEARLQN